One window from the genome of Grus americana isolate bGruAme1 chromosome 2, bGruAme1.mat, whole genome shotgun sequence encodes:
- the LRRC61 gene encoding leucine-rich repeat-containing protein 61, with translation MEGRGEGGEEEEEEEEEEEEEEGGGVRITPQLLKASTGEFALESILLLKLRGRGIAHLGCLGDCANLEWLDLSGNAIAQLGPLAALKALTVLNLSRNRIASLEPLGSCHNLQSLNLAGNRVSSLQQLRCLTGLRRLESLRLRDPLARLANPLCAAPAYRAALADMFPGLKAIDGERVSGRGSELYRLCRDLDSSLGRGGSGSAGAGTEPPRTAQPWVDAGFWEPRPPRRSSIMEEAYKQFGEVLQECRELSRRADDTIAQAERALSSRPDPNSFVF, from the coding sequence ATGGAGGGGCGCGGGGAGggaggcgaggaggaggaggaggaggaagaggaggaggaggaggaggagggcgggGGGGTGCGCATCACCCCCCAgctgctgaaggccagcaccGGGGAGTTCGCGCTGGAGTCCatcctgctgctgaagctgcggGGCCGCGGCATCGCCCACCTGGGCTGCCTGGGCGACTGCGCCAACCTGGAGTGGCTGGACCTCTCCGGCAACGCCATCGCCCAGCTGGGGCCGCTGGCCGCCCTCAAGGCCCTCACCGTCCTCAACCTCTCCCGCAACCGCATCGCCAGCTTGGAGCCGCTCGGCTCCTGCCACAACCTCCAGAGCCTCAACCTGGCCGGTAACCGGGtgagcagcctgcagcagctgcgGTGCCTGACGGGGCTGCGGCGCCTGGAGAGCCTGCGCCTGCGCGACCCCCTCGCCCGCCTCGCCAACCCGCTCTGTGCCGCCCCGGCTTACCGCGCTGCCTTGGCGGACATGTTCCCCGGCCTCAAAGCCATCGACGGCGAGCGGGTGTCCGGTCGGGGCAGCGAGCTCTACCGGCTCTGCCGGGATCTCGACAGCTCGCTGGGGCGCGGCGGCAGTGGCAGCGCCGGTGCCGGTACCGAACCGCCCCGCACGGCTCAGCCCTGGGTGGACGCGGGGTTTTGGGAGCCGCGGCCGCCCCGGCGCAGCTCCATCATGGAGGAAGCCTACAAGCAGTTCggggaggtgctgcaggagtgCCGGGAGCTGAGCCGTCGTGCCGACGACACCATCGCCCAGGCGGAACGGGCGCTGAGCAGCCGCCCAGACCCAAACTCCTTCGTCTTCTGA